Proteins encoded together in one Impatiens glandulifera chromosome 1, dImpGla2.1, whole genome shotgun sequence window:
- the LOC124927141 gene encoding uncharacterized protein LOC124927141 has product MATSSREARRRRIVDGSSDRLALITGKIKTLPSSSSSTDSNHSHNASCPPTIFEDFNIDSPISGNESSPFLAKNDTRGKQPVLRKCETSIETARPSLEPNDTSSSSLLSSKPNSAIYKFFSPSKISFAVATSETVRFFCSMVFAILPVLSHNGFPILGNSFIKSIIVFRPFYLLLLTNTTIVVSRLVLDSQRGSSSSVKTDQQENDHVPSAGEFDLAEQIGKTLELGFVLQNVVGAIFIDFSVYATVVICINSFTQAVGL; this is encoded by the exons ATGGCGACGAGCAGCAGAGAAGCCCGGCGACGTCGTATAGTTGACGGGAGTTCCGATCGGCTGGCTCTCATCACCGGCAAAATCAAAACCctaccttcttcttcttcgtccaCGGATTCAAATCACTCCCACAACGCCTCTTGCCCTCCCACCATTTTTGAGGACTTTAATATCG ATTCACCAATCAGTGGCAATGAATCTTCCCCTTTTCTTGCAAAGAATGACACCAGAGGTAAGCAACCAGTTTTACGCAAATGTGAGACAAGCATCGAAACAGCAAGGCCTTCTTTGGAACCAAATGACACCTCATCATCTTCACTACTTTCATCAAAACCCAATTCCGCCATTTACAAGTTCTTCTCCCCAAGTAAAATAAGTTTCGCCGTCGCAACTTCAGAAACAGTTCGGTTCTTCTGTTCAATGGTCTTTGCAATTTTGCCTGTTTTGTCTCACAATGGATTTCCCATACTAGGCAACAGTTTCATCAAAAGTATAATAGTATTCAGACCgttctatcttcttcttcttacaaACACTACGATTGTGGTTTCACGACTTGTGTTAGACAGTCAGAGGGGATCATCATCATCGGTCAAGACTGATCAACAAGAAAATGATCATGTGCCTTCAGCTGGTGAATTTGACTTGGCTGAACAGATTGGTAAGACTTTGGAACTTGGTTTCGTATTGCAGAATGTTGTGGGTGCGATATTCATTGATTTTAGTGTCTATGCGACGGTAGTAATTTGCATCAACTCATTTACACAAGCGGTGGGCTTGTAA